In the genome of Calditrichota bacterium, one region contains:
- a CDS encoding peptidase M49: MAGKAMHSLGAIVLGVLLVGCGGDQRRYFLERVGNTQIVQMYADGFERLPLQQKVLAYHLCQAAIAGRDIMYDQNHRHALEIRRLLEQIILHPRGIEQPLLDRIVHYAKLVWINNGHYYSRSFAKFVPDFTPEELLAAARIAVQNGASIQGAEGESLEALIERLRPTIFDPAYEPFKTNKTPGPGQDILTASANNLYEGVTLAEVERFAERYPLNSRLVKRDGQLVEEVYRTGTDSIPPGRYAAELKAVVSHLERAVAVAEGAQRQALQHLIAYYRTGDVREFHNFYLLWVRDNPLVDTINGFVETYLDARAVKGAWEGIVFFVDEESTAKMRALAAAAQYFEDRAPWDDAFKKQGVHPPVASAIKVLTQTGDQGPIGWAGINLPNEQWIREQHGSKSITLQNMIAARRRAQSDALLREFCATGAELRRAKKWGDQAADACLALHEVVGHGSGKADPHLGGDPSDFLREYYSTLEEARADLMALWNIFDPKLVEIGLVTDAEQVGKAAYDDYVRDDLTMLRLYPYATTIEEDHDRAAHLIVSYLRATTDAVSLERKGGKSYLRVKDYAAMRAGVGRLLAEIMRIKAQGDYQAARALVTTYGSSFDPALRDEVVARFAKLDLPTYTAYVNPELSLVTDANGNPRDVRVTYPCDFLGQMLRYAGYLR, encoded by the coding sequence TTGGCTGGCAAAGCGATGCACTCGTTAGGCGCCATCGTGTTGGGGGTACTTCTCGTGGGATGTGGGGGAGACCAGCGCCGCTATTTCCTGGAGCGGGTGGGGAACACCCAGATCGTGCAGATGTATGCGGACGGCTTTGAACGTCTGCCGCTACAGCAAAAAGTGCTCGCCTACCATCTCTGCCAGGCGGCTATCGCCGGGCGCGACATCATGTACGACCAGAATCATCGGCATGCCCTGGAGATCCGCCGCCTGCTGGAGCAGATCATCCTCCACCCGCGGGGCATCGAGCAGCCGTTGTTGGATCGCATCGTCCACTATGCGAAGCTGGTGTGGATCAACAACGGCCATTACTACAGCCGGTCGTTTGCCAAGTTCGTGCCCGACTTTACCCCAGAGGAGCTGCTTGCCGCCGCGCGCATTGCTGTGCAGAATGGCGCGTCGATCCAAGGGGCAGAAGGTGAATCGTTGGAGGCGCTGATAGAACGCCTGCGCCCGACCATCTTTGACCCAGCCTACGAGCCTTTCAAGACCAACAAGACGCCCGGACCTGGCCAAGACATCCTGACCGCCAGCGCCAACAACCTGTACGAGGGCGTCACATTGGCCGAGGTAGAGCGTTTTGCCGAGCGCTATCCACTCAACTCTCGCCTAGTGAAAAGAGATGGGCAGTTGGTGGAGGAAGTCTACCGGACTGGCACCGACAGCATACCGCCTGGGCGTTATGCTGCCGAGCTGAAGGCGGTCGTTTCCCATTTGGAGCGGGCAGTGGCCGTTGCAGAGGGGGCACAGCGTCAGGCGCTGCAGCATTTGATCGCCTACTATCGCACCGGCGACGTGCGGGAGTTCCACAACTTCTACCTGCTGTGGGTGCGCGACAACCCGCTTGTGGATACCATCAACGGCTTTGTGGAGACCTATCTTGACGCGCGGGCCGTGAAGGGCGCATGGGAGGGGATCGTCTTCTTTGTCGACGAAGAGTCCACGGCGAAGATGCGCGCCTTGGCGGCTGCAGCGCAGTATTTCGAGGATCGTGCGCCCTGGGACGATGCCTTCAAGAAGCAGGGCGTACATCCGCCGGTTGCAAGTGCCATCAAGGTGCTCACGCAGACGGGGGATCAAGGGCCCATCGGCTGGGCGGGTATTAACTTGCCCAATGAGCAGTGGATCCGCGAGCAACACGGCAGCAAGAGCATCACCCTGCAAAACATGATCGCCGCACGGCGCCGTGCCCAATCGGATGCATTGCTGCGTGAGTTCTGCGCCACGGGCGCCGAACTGCGACGCGCCAAGAAGTGGGGAGACCAAGCCGCCGACGCGTGTCTGGCGCTGCACGAGGTCGTCGGTCATGGGAGTGGCAAAGCGGATCCGCATCTGGGTGGGGACCCCTCTGACTTTCTGCGGGAGTACTATTCGACGCTGGAGGAGGCACGCGCGGACCTGATGGCGTTGTGGAACATCTTTGACCCGAAGCTGGTGGAGATCGGCCTGGTGACGGATGCGGAGCAAGTCGGCAAGGCTGCCTACGACGACTATGTGCGCGATGACCTGACCATGCTTCGCCTGTACCCGTACGCCACAACCATCGAGGAGGACCACGACCGCGCCGCTCACTTGATCGTGAGCTACCTCCGCGCCACCACCGATGCCGTTTCCCTGGAGCGCAAAGGTGGGAAGAGCTACCTGCGTGTGAAAGACTATGCGGCAATGCGTGCCGGCGTGGGGCGGCTCTTGGCCGAGATCATGCGCATCAAGGCGCAAGGCGACTACCAGGCGGCCCGTGCCCTGGTGACCACCTATGGCAGCTCTTTCGATCCTGCCCTACGCGATGAAGTTGTGGCGCGTTTCGCCAAACTCGACCTGCCCACCTACACGGCCTACGTGAATCCTGAGTTGTCCCTGGTCACCGACGCCAATGGCAATCCCAGAGATGTCCGGGTGACCTATCCTTGTGATTTCCTGGGCCAGATGCTGCGCTACGCAGGCTATCTGCGGTAG
- a CDS encoding DUF4340 domain-containing protein has protein sequence MMKEKQLYILGGVFCALLLLFFVTKPRMKTVNVDELQQSVVIGVSRDDVQCIEVYKQTAGGEIRMEFVKKDKQWYIPTRLNAKAREYSVNRIIDDLLEMTGRVRAADPKHFATFQVGDDQGVHVILKDAAQKPLANLIIGKRGDDYNTGFVRFADREKIYAVDKNILSSLAIYGELDTLSHFNENSFVDLTAVKLEKKDLELVALVSGGKEVVIRRVEKAATASSDSAASKKEYEWVLVRGGRQLKIDQKEVDRFLGDVTYVYAQEVVDRIGNTLADLGKQSRYQFDRPTLYMVFMKKDDPSRYNVVFGREFEKDKGYFMYVQYDNLVYKVAKTKFDALTKWIDELPKKVSKA, from the coding sequence ATGATGAAGGAAAAGCAACTCTACATCCTGGGTGGCGTCTTCTGCGCGTTGTTGCTGCTGTTTTTCGTGACCAAGCCGCGCATGAAGACGGTCAACGTTGATGAACTGCAGCAGAGTGTGGTCATCGGCGTGAGCCGCGATGACGTGCAATGCATCGAGGTGTACAAGCAGACCGCCGGTGGCGAGATCCGCATGGAGTTCGTGAAGAAAGACAAGCAGTGGTACATCCCCACCAGGCTGAACGCGAAAGCGCGCGAGTACAGCGTCAATCGCATCATCGACGACCTGTTGGAGATGACCGGCAGGGTGAGGGCCGCCGATCCGAAGCACTTTGCCACCTTCCAGGTTGGGGACGACCAGGGCGTGCACGTGATCCTCAAGGATGCGGCGCAGAAGCCCTTGGCCAACCTCATCATCGGTAAGAGGGGCGACGACTACAACACCGGCTTTGTCCGTTTCGCCGATCGGGAGAAGATTTATGCCGTGGACAAGAACATACTCTCCAGCCTGGCTATCTACGGCGAGCTGGATACTCTGTCGCACTTCAACGAAAACTCCTTTGTTGACCTCACCGCGGTGAAGCTGGAGAAGAAGGATCTCGAGCTGGTAGCCCTGGTCAGCGGGGGCAAAGAGGTGGTCATCCGCCGGGTGGAAAAGGCCGCCACCGCCAGCTCGGACTCGGCGGCGAGCAAGAAGGAGTACGAATGGGTACTGGTCCGCGGCGGGCGGCAGCTCAAGATCGACCAGAAAGAAGTGGACAGATTCTTGGGCGACGTGACGTATGTTTACGCCCAGGAGGTAGTTGACAGGATTGGCAACACCCTTGCAGACCTGGGCAAGCAGAGCCGCTACCAGTTCGATCGACCTACCCTTTACATGGTCTTCATGAAAAAGGATGATCCCTCGCGCTACAACGTCGTGTTCGGTCGCGAGTTCGAGAAGGACAAGGGCTACTTCATGTACGTGCAGTACGACAACTTGGTCTACAAAGTGGCCAAGACCAAGTTCGATGCCCTGACCAAGTGGATCGACGAGCTGCCCAAGAAAGTCAGCAAGGCATAA
- a CDS encoding GldG family protein yields the protein MKNLRKLFIRTFLIGSGLLLGIALLVIMVFDNLNVGRFDLTAEQVYKLSPSVERILSRLEAPIEITYYVSSSEKMPTKWKNLERDVIDKLEELKLASKGRVTYKVFDPSAEEEREAYEERRAKEKEEKGEASKPAPRKRIAERLAEKGVVPFGVQSAERDEFAVKRIYSSLVLSYLDRKEDVIEEVRPEMFGSLEYEIVSRIYKLIATKRPKVGFFPDQPETPPQYRQFQQSPPDAYGMAVELLRNAGYDVVRTNITKDDTIPGDIQTMVLMVDEPLTERQLYEIDRLVHKGVRLVLAGQMYNYQIYPARSGASGEFDVQAMPTRININSLLKNYGFEIDTKIFMDRSAAFVQVPTYRTRRMGIFQIQEQRYEPVSKPVIIKVNQENINSRVSVANKITELFYMYGNRLNLYNEILEKDNLKATVLFTSSNHSWTTESLGYRPVDTSEPASGDFLRRQPLGVLVEGTFSARYLDQPPPKWSGEGSGVDSTATPLITGPAVPNKIIAYGCSNMFKDDVLRAVDSHKALLLNSVDALTLGDELIHIRAKNIEARRIKETSAFGKSLAKFFVVWFPALCFVALGVVLTMRRKMK from the coding sequence ATGAAGAACCTACGCAAGCTCTTCATCAGGACGTTCTTGATCGGTTCAGGGCTGCTTTTGGGCATTGCCCTGCTGGTCATCATGGTTTTCGACAATCTCAATGTCGGTCGCTTCGACCTGACCGCCGAGCAGGTGTACAAACTCTCGCCCTCGGTGGAGAGGATTCTCTCGCGGTTAGAGGCACCTATTGAAATCACCTACTACGTGTCCTCCTCCGAAAAGATGCCGACCAAGTGGAAAAACTTGGAGCGGGACGTCATCGACAAGCTTGAGGAGCTCAAGTTGGCCTCCAAGGGGAGGGTCACCTACAAGGTGTTCGATCCCTCTGCTGAGGAGGAGCGCGAAGCATACGAGGAGCGGCGTGCCAAAGAGAAGGAGGAGAAAGGCGAGGCCAGCAAACCCGCGCCGCGCAAACGTATTGCCGAGCGACTGGCGGAAAAGGGGGTGGTTCCATTTGGCGTGCAAAGCGCCGAGCGCGACGAATTCGCGGTCAAGCGTATCTACTCCTCGCTGGTCCTTTCCTACCTGGACCGCAAGGAAGATGTGATCGAGGAGGTGCGGCCGGAGATGTTCGGCAGCTTGGAGTACGAGATTGTCTCCCGCATTTACAAGCTGATTGCCACCAAGCGGCCCAAGGTGGGGTTCTTCCCAGACCAGCCCGAGACTCCTCCGCAGTACCGCCAGTTCCAACAGTCGCCACCGGATGCCTACGGCATGGCGGTGGAGCTGCTGCGCAACGCCGGCTATGATGTGGTTCGCACCAACATCACCAAAGATGACACTATCCCCGGCGACATCCAGACGATGGTGCTGATGGTGGACGAACCGCTCACCGAACGGCAACTCTACGAAATCGACCGGCTGGTGCACAAAGGCGTGCGGTTGGTGTTAGCGGGGCAGATGTACAATTATCAGATCTACCCTGCGCGCAGCGGCGCCTCGGGGGAGTTCGACGTTCAGGCCATGCCCACCCGCATCAACATCAACAGCCTGCTGAAGAACTATGGCTTTGAGATCGACACCAAGATCTTCATGGACCGCAGTGCTGCCTTCGTCCAGGTGCCTACCTATCGCACCCGACGCATGGGCATCTTCCAGATTCAGGAGCAGCGCTACGAGCCAGTCAGCAAGCCGGTGATCATCAAGGTGAACCAGGAGAACATCAATAGCCGCGTGTCGGTGGCCAACAAGATCACCGAGCTCTTCTACATGTACGGCAACCGCCTGAACTTGTACAACGAGATCCTGGAAAAGGACAATTTGAAGGCCACGGTGCTCTTTACCTCGAGCAACCACAGCTGGACTACGGAGAGCCTGGGGTACCGACCCGTGGACACCTCCGAGCCGGCCTCGGGTGACTTTTTGCGGCGGCAGCCCCTCGGTGTGCTGGTTGAGGGGACCTTTAGCGCCCGCTACCTTGACCAGCCGCCCCCGAAGTGGTCTGGCGAAGGCTCTGGGGTGGACAGCACGGCTACGCCGCTCATTACCGGACCGGCCGTTCCCAACAAGATTATCGCCTACGGTTGCAGCAACATGTTCAAAGATGACGTGCTCCGCGCTGTGGATAGCCACAAGGCGCTTCTGCTGAACAGCGTCGACGCCTTGACGCTGGGCGATGAGCTTATTCACATTCGCGCCAAGAACATCGAAGCGCGGCGCATCAAAGAGACCAGCGCCTTTGGCAAGTCGCTGGCCAAGTTCTTCGTCGTCTGGTTCCCTGCTCTCTGCTTTGTGGCGCTCGGCGTGGTGCTCACCATGCGGCGGAAGATGAAATGA
- a CDS encoding ABC transporter permease subunit has translation MKDIWIIFKREFAAYFYSPIAYVFSIIFIVLNCGLYMFHFFFFGNADMRAFFSALPVTLALIFIPAISMRLWSEEKKLGTIELLLTLPMKAEHVVLGKYLAGLAFYLVALAGTLAIPIMLVFLGKPDFGPIIGGYFGAVLLGAFYLAVGIFISGFFADQIVSLIITSLVCGFFALIGWQYVPMVIDGWFPGLGDFLYSYVGVTRHFNDIARGVIDVRSLVYFLSLSALFITLNIKYLDGRKY, from the coding sequence ATGAAAGACATCTGGATCATTTTCAAACGAGAGTTCGCCGCCTACTTCTATTCACCCATAGCGTACGTGTTTAGCATTATCTTCATCGTGCTCAACTGCGGGTTGTACATGTTCCACTTCTTCTTCTTCGGCAACGCCGACATGCGTGCGTTCTTCTCGGCGCTGCCGGTGACCTTGGCGCTGATCTTCATCCCGGCCATCTCCATGCGCCTGTGGTCCGAGGAGAAGAAGCTGGGGACCATCGAGTTGCTGCTCACGCTCCCCATGAAGGCCGAGCACGTCGTGCTGGGTAAGTACTTGGCCGGTCTTGCCTTCTACCTGGTGGCGCTCGCTGGCACGCTGGCGATCCCCATCATGCTGGTCTTCCTGGGCAAGCCGGACTTTGGTCCCATCATCGGCGGCTACTTTGGCGCGGTGCTGCTGGGCGCCTTCTACTTGGCGGTCGGCATCTTCATCTCCGGCTTTTTTGCCGACCAAATCGTCTCTTTGATCATCACCAGCCTAGTGTGCGGCTTTTTCGCCCTCATCGGCTGGCAATACGTGCCGATGGTCATTGACGGGTGGTTCCCGGGGCTAGGCGATTTTCTGTATAGCTACGTGGGTGTCACCCGGCACTTTAACGACATCGCTCGCGGCGTGATTGACGTCCGGAGCCTCGTCTACTTCCTTTCCTTGAGTGCTCTGTTCATCACCTTGAACATCAAGTACCTGGATGGGAGAAAGTACTAG